A window of the Branchiostoma floridae strain S238N-H82 chromosome 12, Bfl_VNyyK, whole genome shotgun sequence genome harbors these coding sequences:
- the LOC118427007 gene encoding uncharacterized protein LOC118427007, whose product MGNMYAPPGWEIRHKYKYKDDSDEDKGSSGGQAAAFTYPAGLGPVLMNGCFGTGYKNGDPCFQAKIPKSDCPNLIDGATYLGVGFDGRGVYSAESRKKSVIQRSCSNLQTYGDHEVPDSMTVQGIYDTNVESFTFSSTEEYRQYLEEKSAITSAKAMFQEEINKASGHGAWSGAFGIGWSAGGGGASQRGTSSQSSTANAASSAGAQLTEQQTQLF is encoded by the exons TGATGAAGACAAGGGCAGCTCCGGTGGACAGGCAGCAGCCTTCACCTACCCAGCCGGACTGGGACCAGTTCTGATGAACGGCTGCTTCGGGACCGGCTATAAGAATGGGGATCCATGTTTTCAGGCCAAGATACCGAAATCAGACTGCCCC AACTTGATAGATGGTGCGACCTACCTCGGCGTTGGCTTTGACGGGAGGGGCGTGTACTCAGCAGAATCCAGGAAAAAAAGCGTCATTCAGCGATCCTGCAGCAATCTGCAAAC ATACGGCGATCATGAGGTACCGGATTCCATGACTGTGCAAGGCATATATGACACCAATGTGGAGTCATTCACCTTCAGCTCAACAGAAGAATACAGGCAATACTTGGAGGAAAAATCGGCCATCACATCTGCAAAGGCCATGTTCCAGGAAGAAATCAACAAGGCGTCAGGACACGGGGCATGGAGCGGAGCATTTGGCATTGGTTGGTCAGCGGGGGGAGGAGGAGCCAGTCAAAGAGGCACATCCAGCCAATCATCGACGGCCAATGCCGCCTCCTCTGCTGGCGCTCAGCTGACTGAACAACAGACACAACTTTTCTGA